The DNA sequence TGGTATCTTTAACGTTGATGGTCATCTTTGGTCTTCTCAGCGTAAAATTGCTAGCTATGAATTTAATACTAGGTCTCTCAAGAATTTCATTTCTGACACTGTCAAACTTCAGATCACTACTAGTTTGATTCCACGTCTTGAGGCGGCCTGTGATGCTGGAGAAATTATTGATTTTCAAGAATTGCTCAAAAGATTTACATTTCATAATATATGTAGAGTGGCATTTGGGGTTGATTCGGAGGATTTGGTAGGAAAATCGTCGTTTTCTGAGGCGTTTGATTATGCAGTAGAGAGGAGTTCCGAGAGGATTATGTTTCCTGTGCAGATGTTGTGGAAAATTATGCGGTTTTTAAATGTTGGGAGTGAGAGGAAGTACAGGAAAGCTATAAAAGTGATTGATGAATTTGCAATGGATGTGATAAGATTGAAGGAGAAAAAGTGGGAACTGAATCAAGGAGATACTGATTATAGTAGTGAAGACTTGTTATCGAGATTCATGGGGTCAACATTGGATTTTGGGTTTCGAGACCAAGATGAGCAGAGGAAGTTCTTGAGAGATATTGTGATTAGTTTTGTACTTGCAGGTAAACTTTTTCCATCAGTTTACAAACCTGGCATGATGTTCATAAAATGTTTGTACTCTTGAGTCATTTCaaataaaattagggttaatACGAGTTGTACTACTTAATCCTCTAGATTACAAACTCGACTTCTTTGCTCTTGTGTCGGATATTCCTGCTCAAATTGAGTTCAATTGGTTTGTTTTTATATGTTAATCTATATTCTATTTGGTTATTTAGGTAAAGACTCAACCTCAACAGCATTGACATGGTTCTTTTGGTTAATGTCCGGGCATCCTCGATGCAAACACTTGATCTATGAAGAATTATCATCAACAGTTCCAGAGTCTGAGAACTGGTTAGAAAATTTCAAGTATGAGGAGCTGAAGAGGTCTCATTACCTTCAAGCAGCGCTTTCAGAAACACTGCGTTTGTTCCCTCCTGTGCCGATAAATTCAAGATTAACATTGAGAGAGGATGTTTTGCCTGATGGAACCCATGTTGGCAAGGGATGGTACGCTGATTACTCAGCTTATGCGATGGGGAGGATGGAGAGACTTTGGGGGGCGGATTGCAGGGTGTATAAGCCAGAGAGATGGTTGGATAGTGATGGAGTTTATCAGCCTGTTGATCAGTTCAAGTTTACAGTGTTTCATTGTGGTCCAAGAATGTGTTTGGGGAAGGAGATGGCGAATGTGCAGATGAAGGTCATTGCTGGTGCTGTAATGAACATGTTTGAAGTTGAGGTGGTCGATGGTGGTGGTTGTGCTTCACGGATGAATGATCCACCTTATACATTATCGCTTGTTTTGAAGATGAAAGGTGGGTTGAATGTACGACTGAAAAGGAGAGAACAAGAGAAATAAGATCCGAGCTGCAACCTGTACCATTTGTGGTGTGTTATACAGTGGCAACTGTCACAGAACTGCCCTTTGTTACATTATCATTAACCTCTCTCATACTTTCCAAAACTCAACAAATATTGACAGTCAGCAACTGAGCAACATCAAATTTCTAATTTTCAATCGTACCTGATTTCATTAATTTTCATCTTGGAAGATCCTATTTGAAAATAATCCGCCAATGTCATCAAGTCCGAAACCAACTATTCCTTCTGTTTGATCTGAATCTTCCCCTCAAACGATCCCGAATGCACACTCTGTCAGTAAATCTATTACGTCCGAATTTTCTAATATCTGTTCAAATTTTGTATCGTGATGTAACGTCAAATTATATTGTATACAATATAAATTTTTACATAATTTCATATATCTACAATTTTATGTCATTTTCCATCGTGATGGTTGGATTCAAGAAGATAACTCTTAAAGACACTACGAAGTTGTCAAACACAAAAATTTATGGTAACGTGGTAGAGAAGGTCAATTCTCCCTCTTTCAAAACCTCAGTTCCCCTTCATATTTCTTGTAACCAATAAAAGGTATGTGTTTTACAAAACATATTCCATCTTGCTCTTCAACTCTTCTAAATAACAGAGTTAATGTTAATGGAAGGCCGCAGTTCTACAGCAGGTTTAGTTAGTTTTTTATTGTGCTTCCTTGCATTCTCTGTTTCAATAAACTCTAAAGTAGCAGCAGTAGACTTTATAAGAGCCAACCAAAGCCTTGAAGATGGAAGCACCATTGTTTCAGCTGGTGGTCATTTTGAGCTGGGTTTCAGTACTGCGGGCAGGTCCACTAATCGATACGTGGGTATATGGTACAAGAAAATACAATTGTATGGATTGCCAATAGAGAAACTCCTCTCAATACTACATCTGGTCTCATAAAACTTAATAGCAAAGGAAATCTTGTTATTCTCAATGCTTCTGATAATATCGTCTGGTCATCAAAGTCCTCGACATCTGTGGAAAATCCTGAGACATCTGTGATAATGCAGCTGCTGGATTCTGGGAACCTTGTTGTCAGATATGAAACAGATGGTGCCCCTGAAAATTATCTCTGGCAAAGTTTGATATACCTGGGAATGCTCATTTACCAGGTTGCAAACTTGGGTGGTATTTGGTAACTGGGCTTGAAAGGTATTTCAGTTCTTGGAAAAGTGTGGATGATCCATCTCCCAGTGACTATGCATTGCATATTGATCATAAGGGCTTTCCACAAGTAATCCTGAGAAAAGGCTCTGTTATACAATTTCGAGCTGGCCCTTGGAATGGTGTTAGGTTTTCTGGCACACCTGACCTGAAACCAAACCCTGATGTTTTCTGGCACACCTGACCTGAGACTTTATGTTTGGTTTTGTTTCTAATGATAAAGAGTTGTATTATCATTACGAACTTCATAATAATTCAGTTTATTCAGTGATAGTACTGAACTCACTTGGTTATAATCAACTCTGGACATGGATTGAAAAGTCTCAAATTTGGCAACTTCAGTTAGGTCGTCAGGCAGATTATTGTGATAGCTATGCATTGTGTGGGGCTTATGGGACTTGTAACATTGAAAAATCTCCTATTTGACAGTGCTTGGATGGGTTTGAACCAAAAGTTAGAAAACAATGGGATGTTGCAGATTGGTCAAGTGGATGTGTAAGAAAAGTACAAATGACTTGCACAGATGGAGATGGATTTTTATTGCATCCAGGACTGAAATTACCGGATACTCAGCATTCTTGGTTCAATAGGAATATGAGTCTTGAAGAGTGTAAGAGGTTGTGCTTAAAAAATTGCTCATGTACAGCTTATGCAAATACAGATATAAGAGGTAGTGGAAGCGGATGCTTATTATGGTTTGACGAGCTTACTGATATTAGAGAGTTTAATGAAAATGGTCAAGATCTTTATGTAAGAAAGGCTTTATCCAAGTTCACTGCTCCTGTATTAGGTAAGTTAAATTGTCTTAATTTACTGCAGGATTTATTCTACGTATTACAGACTGCGTCTATAGTTTAGCTAGCGGCCTACCACATATTATCGATCTGGTTTATCTATATTATAATTTTCAAACTAGTTAATAAAAATTACTTTGTGGCTAAACATGAAGCTAGCAAGGAAAAATCCAAAGTACAGTACATTATTAGCCCTATTCTGTTGACTGCGACAATGATTGTTGGCCTATGCCTATGGGTAATTTGGAAGAAAAAACAGCGCCTACAAGGTAATTTTATTATTCAGAAAATACTAGGTTTCTTCAAAAATTTGTGCTTAGTGATTACTGCATGACTTAAACtgtggaaattgcagagatagcAAGGCTTAATTTTGAAAATGACGGGGAAAATGGGAACATTGATGGGGATCTAGAGTTGCCATTATTTGACTTCAGAACCTTTGCTAATGCAACCAATGGCTTCTCTACAAACTCTAAGCTTGGAGAAGGTGGCTTTGGGCCTGTCTATAAGGTAAATTTAGACAAGTCATATGTACAGATATCAGCAGTCTTATAGAATTACTGTTTTTACATTCCAAGTGAGATTCTTTTCCCGTCAAAGCATAATAATCAAACTTCATTGGTGTGTCATTCAAGGTCCAAGGTCTGGCATCTTTGTTAAAGTGATCTACATCAGAATATAGGCATTCAAATCCATTGCCGAATATAAGTTATGACACTATCACATTGATACTTTTCAGGGCATGCTTGACTAGGGAAAAGAAATAGCTGTAAAGAGACTCTCAAAGGAATCAAGGCAAGGGCTGAAAGAGTTGCACAACTTCAGCATCGAAATCTTGTGAAGCGTCTTGGCTGCTGTATACAACGAGGAGAAAGAATTTTGGTTTACGAATACATGCCAAATAAAAGCTTGGGACTCGTTCATCTTTGGTAAAGTTGTCTGTAAAAATACCGTTCTTTTATACTACTTGTCGCATGTACAACACTTTCTTCTTTTGATAGTCGATTAATCTTTATTACCATTGAATAGATGAAAATCAAAGCGACACGCTTGGCTGGCCCATGCGATATAACATCATAAACGGCATTGCAAGGGGTTTTCTCTATCTTCATCAGGATTCTAGACTACATATAATTCATAGGGATCTCAAAGCCAGCAATGTTCTACTCGATCATGAAATGAACCCAAAAATTTCATATTTTGGTACAGCAAGGATCTGATCTGCAGAGAGACTGAAGCTGGAACCAATATCACTAGAGTAGTTGGAACATAGTAAGGATATCAACAATTGGCACAAATAGTGCTTCCATTTCCAAATTCTGATGCAATATATGAAATGTTTATGCAGTGGCTTCATGTCCCCCGAGTACGCAACAGATGGCATATTCTCGGTGAAATCTGATGTCTTCAGCTTCGGGGTACTGTTGATAGAGATAGTGAGCGGTAAGAGATACAAAAACTTTACTCATCCGGATCACAATCATAACCTACACGGACATGCGAGTGCCTAGGTCAAAACACGATTCCTTATTTGTCTAACTTAGGATTGAGTAATTTAACTTGTGTCACCAAATTGTTTAGGCATGGAGAAGCTATACAAATGGCAATCTTTTTGAGCTAGTGGATGAGATTATTGCACAGTGTAGCCAGGAAAATCGATTTGAAATATTTGGAGCTATCCAAATAGGGGTTGTTATGCTTGCAAAAATATCCAGCAGATAGGCCAACCATGGCAACAGTGGTACTAATGCTAACTAGTGAAATTCCCCTGGCTCGGCCTAAACAACCTGGATTTTTCATCGAGAGGAAACTAGACTAAAGAAACTCGTCATCATCTTCAATCAACTATATATTCTGATTCGGACTAATACAATGCAAAGGAAAGCAGATGCAAATTTATGATGCAATTCATGATAAACAATGCTGGAGGAAATGTTTCGAGTAGGAATTTGGATATTAATAATGTTGTTTGTCATGAGTTGGATATGAATTTCGGTGTTAGTGCTGATGGAATTGGTACTGAGAATGAATCATCTATTGTAAATATGGAAAATGATGATACCAAAGATCTGAGACTAGATTGTTCAAGAGCTAGGACAGAATGAAATCACTGCTGTGGAAAATAATGACACTTGGGTCTTGGAACCACTTCTCGCGGCAAGAAAGCACTCTGATGCAAATAGGTATAAAAGATCAAATATAAATCGGATGTTTCCGTTGAACCACTCAAAGACATGCTAGTAATTTTGAGGAATTATAAAACCGAAGTCATCGACTAAACAAAAACATTTGCACCTGTAGCTAAAATGGTGACTGTGTGAGCCTTTCTCACTGTTGCTGCAGCTGAAATTTGGTTTTTGCCAATCATATTCTAATTACAATAGTAATTATTTCTTATTTGCAACTTTCAAGGTAATGTGCAAATCAGTGTTCTAGTGTATGTTGATGACTTGATCATTTCTGAAAATTATGGGGTCTACCTCAGTTGATGTTTTGGCATGAAAGACCTTAATATATAATGATTTCTATATTTCCTTGGTATTTGAAGTTGCAGATACCCAGAAGGTATTTCCTTACGTCTAAGGAATTATGCTCTGCCCATTATTTCTGAAGTTGGATTACCTGGATCTAAACGAGCTCCAACTGAACAAAATCATCATATTGCCTTAGCTAAGGAAAATAACGGAGTTTGATCTGCTGACTTCTTTAATTTCTTCACTTGCCCAAATTTAGCCTGTTCATATGCATGAGCCTTGACAACAAGAGCACTGGATGCAGCATTACGGGTAGTTTGATACTTCCGAAACACAATTGTAAATCTCCACTTCTATAGTTGGTGTAATTCAGATGCAGTACTATATATTACAACTTTTTTGTGCAAAAGAAATACAACTGATGTTATTAAGTCAAAATTCCATAATATAATGTTTTATTCATCAACATCACGGAATTTGTCTCCTCTTCCTGTCTTCTCTTCCTAATCCAAGTGATTTTTGAGCATTGGCAATTCCATCTGGATCTGCAAAGAAGAAATAGTAAACGGATAATTAAAAACTACTAAAGGTTATCGATTACATGAATACAAAATGATTGCAGAAGTAGTGGTAGTAGCAGGCAACAGTTCAAGTCTTCATTATATGTATATACTGATGAGGCTAGGCACATGTAAACAGCATAATTCACTAATTAACATTTTAAGATTTCTAGTCAAATTATTGGCCATTCCATCTATCTATACTATCATCTTGTATCTAATATAGATGTCGACGTGTTGGACcacatcaaaatgttgaaaaaCTCAATGTTTTTAGCTTAAATATGTCCGACTGCCAGCTGCTTGACCTAGGTAAATGATGAAATCACAatatataaaccataaaaaatgAAGAGAAAAATAAATAAACCATCAAAAATTGAAGAAAAAAATATACAAGGTTACCAAATCGCAAATTATTTTACTGAGTTTTGTTATCTCTATGCTGTTACCATTACTAAAGGCCTGCTTACTTAAATTACTTAAGAAAATATGCTaagaaaggaaaaataaagatagGCTTGGGGGTCTGTAAATGTCATGAACAATGAAAATTAGAGATTTATTCTACGCATCTCATTTTATAGGCAATTCAGTGAGAACAAGGTAAAGATATATGTTACCAGTGAACTGTGTGAAGATCCGATTAAAAAAACTCAAGTTGCGGGAAACATTTTCTGCCATTGTAGGAGGAAGAGGTTTGACAATGGTATCGATACTGAATACATTCTGAAGAAACTGCATATCCAAAAAAGGATGATGATATATAAGATCACATAATAAACACTGATGGGGAGAATAATAGCACAAACACAACCAATGGTAACTGATATGCATTTTATTACAAATGTAACAGAACAGCATTATGCAAACTTAGTGCTTAACCTTTCAAAGATCCTTGCGAAAAACACACTAAAAGATACTATGGTTGTGCTACAGAATTTTTATCTTCATATAAATATAAATCTGTTCTTAACTTCATCATATGAATGCTCTTTGAGCATGCATGAGCAAGAGTGTCTGCAAGAGAACAATAGTCCAGTGAAATCTAAGATAATAAAGATTGAATGGACAAAAAACTAAGAACAGTGTCTGCAAGTACAGAGAAATTTGAAGTAGCCGTAGCAAATGTAGACAACACAATTTCATAACTAGCAGAGTTCATTGGTACTCGTTAAGGTCAACAATCTACATGGTTTACAAATTCTGCATCATATGTAATATGTTCATAGGTATATATACATAGTTGATTTATACAAGTTGTAATGGCATACTTCTCCTAACTGGGTGTGGAAGGGAAAATTCGAGATTAAAGATAAATTGTAGGATATCCGATTATCTGTAGTTAATGATCAATTTTAGGATAATGGGTAGACTGAATAATTGAGTACCATCCAAGAAAAGCAGAGTATATTCGTGAACCAAGTAGATGATCAGCAAGCATGATACTTGCTATAAAGCCATAGGGCTTAATTCAAGACCCACACGGGATTCAAATGAATATGATGAATGTTTATGTGTTCGATTACTGCAACTAAAACTGCATGGTCTTCACGGAAACAACTTAAACCTCTACTCAGCATGCATCTTAAGTACGTTAAATTTCGCAAGCATGAAAACACAAAATAAAGATTTGCTACGTACTAAATATTTAATAGAAATATAAAGGGATTTATATGGAACCTGGTAATTTCTCCGGAACGTGTAACTAAGTTGAgaatcaattttagtcatagaaGAAGAATCTTGAtattcttcctcaaaaactttcTTGATTTTCTTATTATCATGATCGTAATGGATATTCATATTAAAAGTAGAGTCGTTTGGTGCGTCAAATAGGTTGCCCCCGAAAGAATCGTCTACGTCTTCTTCTTCTACTACCGCGCTTCTCCATATCGCAGACGCTTGCAGGTCTTTTTTCGGCTTCACCATATTCAACTTTTCTTTTCTTCTGCCTTTTAACTACTATCTCTTCCTATATATTACTACTATCGAGTTGTGACCTACCAAGAAAATatcttatatt is a window from the Apium graveolens cultivar Ventura chromosome 1, ASM990537v1, whole genome shotgun sequence genome containing:
- the LOC141668802 gene encoding cytochrome P450 CYP94D108-like isoform X2; this translates as MVDSNLSSLSLLIISFIFFIFTLLLYNKSHSKTPAPQSYPLIGNLIGLVRNRHRFHDWVTDMLSTTPSLTLQVTGFLNLSHGICTANPTNVQHLLRSNFTNFVKGDRFYSVLHELLGDGIFNVDGHLWSSQRKIASYEFNTRSLKNFISDTVKLQITTSLIPRLEAACDAGEIIDFQELLKRFTFHNICRVAFGVDSEDLVGKSSFSEAFDYAVERSSERIMFPVQMLWKIMRFLNVGSERKYRKAIKVIDEFAMDVIRLKEKKWELNQGDTDYSSEDLLSRFMGSTLDFGFRDQDEQRKFLRDIVISFVLAGKDSTSTALTWFFWLMSGHPRCKHLIYEELSSTVPESENWLENFKYEELKRSHYLQAALSETLRLFPPVPINSRLTLREDVLPDGTHVGKGWYADYSAYAMGRMERLWGADCRVYKPERWLDSDGVYQPVDQFKFTVFHCGPRMCLGKEMANVQMKVIAGAVMNMFEVEVVDGGGCASRMNDPPYTLSLVLKMKGGLNVRLKRREQEK
- the LOC141708679 gene encoding G-type lectin S-receptor-like serine/threonine-protein kinase SD1-1, which encodes MEGRSSTAGLVSFLLCFLAFSVSINSKVAAVDFIRANQSLEDGSTIVSAGGHFELGFSTAGSKGNLVILNASDNIVWSSKSSTSVENPETSVIMQLLDSGNLVVRYETDGAPENYLWQSLIYLGMLIYQCLDGFEPKVRKQWDVADWSSGCVRKVQMTCTDGDGFLLHPGLKLPDTQHSWFNRNMSLEECKRLCLKNCSCTAYANTDIRGSGSGCLLWFDELTDIREFNENGQDLYVRKALSKFTAPVLVNKNYFVAKHEASKEKSKVQYIISPILLTATMIVGLCLWVIWKKKQRLQEIARLNFENDGENGNIDGDLELPLFDFRTFANATNGFSTNSKLGEGGFGPVYKAWRSYTNGNLFELVDEIIAQCSQENRFEIFGAIQIGESRCKFMMQFMINNAGGNVSSRNLDINNVVCHELDMNFGVSADGIGTENESSIVNMENDDTKDLRLDCSRARTE
- the LOC141668822 gene encoding uncharacterized protein LOC141668822; this translates as MVKPKKDLQASAIWRSAVVEEEDVDDSFGGNLFDAPNDSTFNMNIHYDHDNKKIKKVFEEEYQDSSSMTKIDSQLSYTFRRNYQFLQNVFSIDTIVKPLPPTMAENVSRNLSFFNRIFTQFTDPDGIANAQKSLGLGREDRKRRQIP